From the genome of Triticum aestivum cultivar Chinese Spring chromosome 1A, IWGSC CS RefSeq v2.1, whole genome shotgun sequence:
CAAGTCTTAAAATGAAAAGGGGAAAAGTAAATTTAAAGTCTCAAATACATATTTTTTAAAAATGTCATTATTTCCATTTAAAAAATAGAAATTTAATAAAAGTAAACTATAATGTACTATAAAAAAGATCACCAGtacataaaaaactaaaaataaaaaattttGGAAGTGTCAAACTACATATTTGAAGGCTCAAAATTATATATTTCAAGTCTTAAACTAAAAAAGGAAAAAGTTATTTAAAGTCCCAAAGTACGTATTTTAAAAAATGTCATTATTTCTATTTAAACTAATATAAATTTAATAAAAGTAAACTATAATATACTATAAAAAAGAatataccaaaaataatataagaatgCTGGCATTATCAAAATAATAATACTGGCGTCGGAACCAACAACACACCACAACCAAATATAATAGTACTGAGTTCCATGCTATTCCACGATAGCACTATATTACGCCTGGTACAAATTATTGATCCCATAAACTTCTGACGCTACCCTGTTTTCCAATGCCACCATTATGCCCCTACTAATGTCGTACCAAATAAGCCAACGCCACAACTATTTGAAAAAATAGTGGTGGCGTTGGTTGTAAATGTCACGCCACCAACGAAAGTTGTGGCTAGCACTTTTTCCACTAGTGAAatattatttattattatataAAAGAGTAAAAATGATTAAATGCTACGGCCCTACCCAATGCTTCAAGGTGTACAAGTGTTAAGGATGCCACATAGACAAGAAATAATGTGGCAtagcaattaaagaggagagacAACATTATCGTGACCAAGGAAGAAACGATGCTAAGCACGTTGATCTATGCAAAATGCATATCTACAAATGAATGAAGAAGTTTAGGAGTTAAACAATTGAATGAGGAAAGCTAGCTACAAAAGCTAAACACCTATGCATTGGGAAattagttgctaaagtttttaatgcacttagcatcgcacttaagcaccaatgcattggaagaggcctaagagcatctccagccgttcgccccccaggacgcataaaaatcgccccctgggggcgagccggcgatacaatcggcgctgggggcggttttgcgcccagtcgtcgcccccaggcgccgatattGGCCCACTTTTCAGCCACATTTCGGCaaataaagggcccatatgggtgacaataggcccatattcggcgtggttcgccgttGTTCGGCATTCAATTATCCACATaaatttttttatcacatatttcatcacagaaatatcaaatacttcaacaaaatagtacaacaacaaatagttcaatacaaattatatagttcaataaataaaaactcatatttcatcacacgtcgcgcccggcgTCGCCCTTGGGCCTCCATAGGTTctctatcagatcttgctgcagttgatgatgcacctgtgggtctcggatctcctgacgcatactgagataggcagtccaggttgccggtagctggtgatcaacttcggctagaggaccctgcctgtagtatggttcagtgtcaaacaatGGGTCTTCTTGCttgctctcgatgatcatgttgtgcaagatgacacagcaagtcataatctcccacatttgatctttcgaccaggtctgagcggggtaccggacaacagcaaatcgatattggagcacaccaaatgcccgctcgacatccttcctgcaagcctcctgaaccttcgcaaaataggcgttcttgcctcctggcacagggtttgagatcgtcttcacaaatgtcgaccatctcggatagatgccatcatctagatagtaccccttgttgtagtgccgcccattgatcttgaagttcaccggaggagaatgaccttcaacaagcttggcaaagacaggagagcactgcagcacgttgatgtcattgtgagttcctgacataccaaagaaggagtgccaaatccagaggtcctgtgtgtccaccgcctcaagtaccacactgcaaccgcctttgccgcctttgtacatcccctgccaagcaaatgtgcaattcttccatttccaatgcatgcagtcgatgcttccaagcatcccaggaaatcatCTTGCTGCAttatgtgctaggatccgagcagtgtctttcgcattgggtgttctcaagtattgcggtccaaacactgccatcactgcccgacagaacttgtagaaacactccatgctggtggactcggccatgcatgcgcccatagtcgtgcagtgaatcaccgggagctccgtatgcaagcatcctcatcgctgtcatgcacttctggatcaaggtgaatccaagtttgtcggtgcaatccatcttgcacttgaagtagttgtcgaactcccggatggaattcacaatcctgaggaagagctttcggctcatccgataacggcgccgaaatgttttgtcgCCGTGAATTGGAGCATCGgcaaagtagtcggagtagagcacgCAGTAGCCTTTGAGACGATGCCGGTTTTTTGGTTTCACCCGCcctggcgccgagccacctcgccgcggcttttcattgctcgccagtagctgggcgagggcggcgagcaccatcagatgctcttcttcctggacatcGACCTCGGCTtactcctccagcagcgcggcgagcgcttcctcatcatccgagtccatcgccgaggcaggcaaatcgccgaacaccttgcgcccgaTGGGCGTGCACCCGCcgaactgcccctccgcggccgaaAACGGCGGCCGGAAATGCCCAGCTGTTGTTGGAGGGGCTGGCgcggcgaacctctgctatttGTCCGGTGGGGAATGGCTACCTAGCGGTGAATGGCGGTGGGCGgtgccgggatatagctagtggcggccgagggcgcgggggtggAAGGCGGGTCGGGtaagaaaatcttgacttttcgCCGGACAGTGTGGGCCAGccacgcttttcccttgcgccagAGCCCCCGATCccccccccagtgcgccgggttcggcttgcggccgccgggcggaaaatagggccgaaccggcgcttttcgtcgtcctgggggcgcgactggggcgttttttggcgtcggcgccgaaaaagtggcctgggggcctgttgggggtgcggctgaagatgctctaagagTGGCTATAATGGGAGTAACTTCAACAGTAACAtggagtccaactcagcaaatttgcctaTGTGACAATGAGTTAATGAGAGAGGTAATTTGAGTAATTTAGCTAGTTACCGTAATATCACATATCCCAgtacaatatgagtctataacctaataaattaagttttgcatgacaccacacttgCTCCCTCCTATCCTTTTTATTATGTATATAAGGTTTGTTCGaggtcaaagtatctctactttgactaaACTTATCAAAATAAGTATCAACACTCACaataccaaatcaacattgttagacttatgaaatgtagttttatactctatatatttggtattgtagatgctgaccttttgtatatataaaaatttggtcaaactttacaaaatttgacttgacacaaatctaatacgtgaagtaaaaagaatcggagggagtatgttATATAAAGATAGTAACATAGCCTAAGatcatgtgtatgttactagtgtaagtTACTTTTCACTATGAGTTTATGACTAGTCTAAGATGTTGTTAAAGCCCGGGACCAGAGGACTGTGACCAAGGACTCGTGCACAGATCCTCAGGCTGTCCATTGCCATGTCTGTTTTTGTCCGCTACTGTAGAGCGCGCAGTACGTTGCTTCCTCGTCCGATGGAGTACATTCCATATCACCCAGCTCAGTGCCGTTTGCTCATACGCCTAAACTGTCAGTTACTGTGCGTATACGATTGTCCCCGAATATTTAGGTCGCGAAAAGGGTTCCGCGTGTGTTCCCTTCTTGGCCGATCACGCGGCTCGAGCCACCCCCGACGGTGGGCGGCCACATCACGGTGGGCCCACGTAAAACTGCCAGCGCCAGGTATACACTCCTGAGCGGGACAGTTCTCAAAAAATATTGTAATCGCGAAAGAGTTCACAGCGCATTGCCTTTTGCGGCCGAACACTCGCCAGGCTCCTGTCCCGTTCAGCGGCCCCAGCCTACAGGGCGGGGCCGTGTGTCAGCGAGGTCGATATAGTTGTACGGACGGAGGGGTAAGGGATGGTGGGCGGTGAGAAAAGGGCGGGGCGCACTGGTGGCAGCCCCAGTTGGTTCGGCCTTTGGCGTCAGCGGGGGCCCCCCGCGGTGACGGGAATCCGACCCATGCAAGCGCGGCACGTCACGGATTATTATCTCTGCATTGATCTCTGCTTTTGTTCCCAATCGCATTACCCCAACCCAACCCAACCCCTCTGTGCCTGCTGCTGGGTTTCCTGTCCCGCCTGGCATCTGATTCCCCTCGCCCTTCTCGTCACTCGCTAGCCTCACTCTAACAAGTGCACACAAGTGCTTGGAGACAAAATCACATGTGCCCGGAAAAGGGCCTCTGCGGATGGCGATATTGCTTTGTCCTACGCGTGATTAGAACAACTCTAGGAGAGTCGCCATAATCCCCAGCTCCATATCCGTAtgacatattcgcaatattcactTTGCTAGAGTTGCTCCTACTCTTATCAGGGTATTTTTTTTAGTAGGGACCAAAGTTCACCCTACAAAATTCTGGCTAACCAAATATTTGGTGGGACAAGCCTGGGCAAGAACCAAACATACCCTAAATGTCTTAGTCAATTACACATAACATTGCTATATCTTGGTTGGACTAGTTGTCATTCTTCTTTTTTTCCGCGGCTAAAATTTCGAAGGTACAATCATGCAAGTCTTTAGTCATTGCACATCACATCGACAAACATACATCTGCTTAAGTATATGTTAATCTATGCCCAATGAAGTCCAAGAAGCATCTAAGAGAAAACAAAAACTATTGAAAGCCATATGCACTATCTTTATCTAGCATGTGTTGTAAGACTTTAATGTTGGTTCATGGCGAGGATTGTATTGCACTCTGCCTGATTGGTTTTATTAATTTAAAGTTGTGTGTTCCTTGCGCTTTCTTGTTCTAAAAAGGGCCATATGTGATACCGCTCGTTGTGAAATACCATGCTTGTAGTTAATCGATCAAGCACACCTTATTTAATAATTTTATGCGAAAAGAGCTTTCACGAGTCAAATTTGATACTATTTAAAGATGCGTGACATATTTTCTCCTGAGTTAAAGGGTCACACCACATTTGAAAATATGGGATCTAAATAAAAAATGCAACATCCTTAGAGTTGGTCTGCAATTTGACCATTAGCCTTAATTAAACACCTATCCCCTCAAAAAATGGTACTGAGCGCGTATGCTATCAACAGGTCTAATTGACACGAAGATTTGTGTATCACAAAAGAAGTAGAAGGAAACTCATTAGTCAGTTGCATATATAGCAATGATGAACCATAAATATTCCATCCAAACAAAATTAATTTCACATCAAGACTAGAAGCATAATTATTTTTAAAAACACGCGGatcttctctctcacacacacactcactcatccctatgaacacacacacacacacacaccttaccctatgagcaccttcgagagaccgaGAAATATGTGAGTACAcgtgtcaagtctaggacttggaACCGGGCGGGTTGATTCCATCACAAAGAATCTATCTGTTTAAGCTAAGCTTAATTCACACTAGAAGCACAATTGACAAGCCAATCTTCTTGTAGCTAGCTAGCTACAACTCTTTTGTAATAAAATAGATGGCTCAACAGAAAGTGTGTTGTCAAACTTCTTGTAAACTTTGACTTATCGGTTGAAAATAAGCACAAACAGATTGGtgataaaaagtaaaaaaaaactgcAATATCAAAGTTTGCATTTTTTTAATAAACTTTTTTTTCAGTAAAAGGTAGTCAAAGCAAGATGATGGGTTACTCTTGTATGCCCCATATTAAAGATATTTTAGTGTCTATATATCAACCTAGAGAGTATATTTTAGACACATAACGGCATGAGTGCATTTGGGGGTTTCCTGATCATCATCGCTGGGTAGACGTAACAAATTACACCCCCATCTGACCATGCATTATCCAAGGCGCCTCTCCACCCACATTGCACACCGTCCCTTTCTCACAGCGTGTGTGAGGAGAGGAGTTTGAGTAACCTCTCATCCAGAGAACACTGTTCATATAAAATCCACTGGTTTACTACCACTTCTATCCACTGTCCTTTCATGGCTTCTAAAAGTAGAAACCAGAACCGCCCGCCGTCCTGCACTCTCCAGCCTCCGTTACAAATGCGCGAGAGCTCGGCCAAATCAGCACACTCCTCCCTCCTTTCCCTTTCATCTCCTGTGTGAACATCAACCACCACAGGAAGAAGTCGCCTCCTCCGCAGCCCATACTTTGCTTGATCGATCTTGGTCATGGAGAAGATGCAGTGCGGTTCCAAGGGCATTGCTCACCGGGCCTCGGCGGCCAGCGGCTCCGGCAAGCAAAAgcggaagggcggcggcggcggggacaagcCGATCAAGGTGGTGTACATCTCCAACCCGGTGCGGGTGTCGACCAGCGCGGCGGGCTTCCGCGCGCTCGTGCAGGAGCTCACCGGCCGCAACGCCGACCCGTCCAAGTACACCGGCAGCGGCGCCGCCGACGTCGGCGAGAGCAGCGCGGGGAGCCCGGCCGGGCCGCAgatgggccccgcgcccagccccGGCAGCACGGCGGAGTCATCGGAAGGCGCCGCCGCTTGCAGCCACAACGTCCCGGCCACAGCAGCGCCGGCGGGCTACGGgtatgaggaggaggaggacagctTCCCGCCGCAGCTGATCGACAACAGGTACTCCGTATTCTCGCCGCCGACGTTCCTCTACGGCTCGCACGCCGAGTGGTGATCGATCTGTGATCCATCCATCCAAGTTCGCCGAGCCCCCGCAGCAGAAACATGTATGTATTGCGCTTAATTGCATGAGGGGTACTCGTATCATATGTCATGTGTGCATGTGCGTTCGATTCTAGTAGCAGCTAGTAGCTAGGTAACTTAGTAACTAAAACTAAATTGTGTATTATTGCTCCAGATTGGTTTATACTCCACTGTGGCAAAATTGTAGCCAGCGCTCTACCCCTTTTAATTTCTGCGAGTGAGAAATGTGTCCTGTTGGATTTCGTGGGTGCAAGCCCGGTTGGCTGTTAATTAATTAATGATGATTTGCAATGTGGATCCAAATAATGGAGTGTTTGAAACAAAGGGGATCggattcttctcttttttttctatcaGTTTCAACACCGATTTAATGGTTTTTGATTTCATGCACGGTGGAGAGCGACACATGTACACAAAAAGGACCGGCTAGAAAGATTGACTTTGATGCAAAGCTTTGCTTTTGGCATGCATAGCTTGCAGTGTGCCAGTGATATATGTCGCCACCACATTGGTGTCAACATGGCAAAGCCGCAAAGGCCTATTTCTAGCTTAGCTCTGAGGGGCTTGCAGAACTAGGATGCATACGTGTCCCTCACTCCGACACTCCACTGGGAGTAATGTATATGCCTCTCATGCCAAGATGCGCATGGTTTAGATTTTGGGATGCTAATAACATCGGTGTGATTTTAGTGCTATAATTTGCTTTTTAAGGAGAGTACTCTTTTAGAACGATATAATCTTAGTACTATAACTATCCAAAAATATAGAACCAAATAACCACATTGACATTTTCTAGAACTTCCAAAGAAAAGGGTACGTGCTGTGCAGCATAGTGCAAAGATTGATGATCATTTTGTAGGCTTAAGTTGACCATTAGGCCACGCAGTTGTGCAGCATGATCTAATGGGCGTTGCTGATTAGTGGTAAAGAGGACCCACCGAATTAGTGGGG
Proteins encoded in this window:
- the LOC123161857 gene encoding uncharacterized protein — its product is MEKMQCGSKGIAHRASAASGSGKQKRKGGGGGDKPIKVVYISNPVRVSTSAAGFRALVQELTGRNADPSKYTGSGAADVGESSAGSPAGPQMGPAPSPGSTAESSEGAAACSHNVPATAAPAGYGYEEEEDSFPPQLIDNRYSVFSPPTFLYGSHAEW